Proteins co-encoded in one Garra rufa chromosome 21, GarRuf1.0, whole genome shotgun sequence genomic window:
- the adi1 gene encoding acireductone dioxygenase, with the protein MIMMSGIEAWYMDESIEDQKLPHRLNPNQPVSLKQLEQIGVYYWKLNADIYENDPELQKIREEKGFSYMDIITIHPDKLPNYENKVKMFYEEHLHLDDEIRYILDGSSYFDVRDKDDRWIRIAVSKGDLITLPAGIYHRFTVDETDYTKAMRLFVGEPVWKAYNRPADDFDIRKAYMNSLRCS; encoded by the exons ATGATAATGATGAGTGGAATCGAGGCATGGTATATGGATGAGTCCATTGAGGACCAGAAACTCCCTCACAGACTGAACCCGAACCAACCCGTGTCTCTCAAACAACTGGAGCAGATCGGAGTTTATTACTGGAAG ttaaatgctgatatttatgaaaatgaccctgaGCTGCAGAAGATCCGTGAAGAAAAGGGTTTTTCCTATATGGATATCATAACTATTCACCCTGATAAACTTCCTAATTATGAGAACAAA GTGAAAATGTTCTATGAAGAACATCTTCATCTCGACGATGAGATCCGTTATATACTGGACGGGTCGTCTTACTTTGATGTGAGGGACAAAGATGACCGCTGGATCCGGATAGCTGTATCTAAAGGGGATCTTATCACACTACCAGCTGGAATTTACCACAGATTCACCGTTGATGAAACC GACTACACTAAAGCCATGCGTCTGTTTGTCGGTGAGCCAGTCTGGAAGGCCTATAACCGTCCAGCTGATGACTTTGATATCCGTAAGGCCTATATGAACTCCCTGAGGTGCTCCTAA